In Salarias fasciatus chromosome 20, fSalaFa1.1, whole genome shotgun sequence, a single window of DNA contains:
- the LOC115408171 gene encoding zinc finger and SCAN domain-containing protein 2-like isoform X3 has protein sequence MSSVQALREFINQRLTAAAGEIFTVFHQTIVQYEEEIDRQCKLLDISWKPQIKFHKTESPEQHIGAQKTSSSMEQDEHEAPHIKEEEDLVEVTVTDGERDGSNDSVRDLTTQRLTAAAVEIFAMFEQTIVQYEEEIDRQRRLLEINWKPEMKSHRSELLQHHVCKKEQFLNQETDSSLEQEESALGQNTEEVPCPSQEGEQLALKLEADSYIVTSAEEESYLCEPESEGEQLHSYDSDSHNPEEFPQQRFYKTEHFFNQKANSRLERDEPEPRQEGPRTSQVPEQLGLNRGTGGFTGTRTEEHEQVLCHRSQIADRHSLNRAVCFDPGPSRSAAPKTKSIFHSDGVDDSLLSEYQPESFRRNVSLLLHVRNHTRETPFLCTTCGKRFLNLSSLKRHAMNHTGENPYSCATCGKSFTRQSYLLVHMRIHTGEKPHRCVTCGKSFTQQNNLLVHMRTHTGERPYSCETCGKSFSLHGNLLVHMRTHTGEKPYSCGKCGKKFSRRDTLLVHTRTHTDEKPYYCETCGKRFSQQRYLLRHARIHTV, from the exons atgagttcagttcaggctttgagagagtttatcaaccAGCGactaacagctgctgctggagaaatcttcaccgtCTTTCATCAAACTATCGTCCAGTATGAGGAGGAGATTGACCGACAGTGCAAACTATTGGACATTAGCTGGAAACCTCAAATCAAGTTTCATAAAACAG agagtccagagcaACACATTGGTGCCCAGAAGACGAGCTCCAGCATGGAGCAGGacgaacatgaagctccacacattaaagaggaggaggatcttgtTGAGGTGACTGTTACTGATGGAGAAAGAGACGGTTCAAAcgactctgtgagagacttgaccacccagagactgactgctgctgctgtggaaatattcGCCATGTTTGaacaaactatcgtccagtATGAGGAGGAGATTGATCGACAGCGCAGACTtctggaaatcaactggaaGCCTGAAATGAAGTCACACAGGTCAG AGCTTCTACAGCATCATGTCTGCAAGAAGGAGCAGTTCTTGAACCAGGAGACAGACTCCAGCCTGGAGCAGGAAGAGTCGGCACTTGGACAGAACACAGAGGAGGTTCCCTGCCCCAGTCAGGAAGGAGAGCAGCTTGCTCTGAAACTTGAAGCAGATTCCTACATTGTGACTTCTGCTGAAGAGGAAAGTTACCTGTGTGAGCCGGAATCAGAGGGCGAGCAGCTCCACTCTTATGATTCCGACAGCCACAATCCAGAAG AATTCCCACAGCAACGATTTTACAAGACGGAGCATTTCTTCAACCAAAAGGCAAACTCAAGACTGGAGCGGGACGAGCCGGAGCCTCGACAGGAGGGGCCACGCACCAGTCAGGTCCCAGAGCAGCTGGGGTTGAATCGTGGAACTGGTGGCTTTACAGGGACTCGAACAGAAGAGCATGAGCAGGTCCTCTGTCACCGCTCTCAGATAGCCGACCGCCACAGTCTAAACAGAGCCGTGTGTTTTGACCCAGGACCAAGTCGAAGTGCGGCGCCGAAGACCAAGAGCATCTTCCACAGCGACGGTGTGGACGACTCTCTGCTGTCCGAGTACCAGCCTGAAAGCTTCAGGCGTAACGTTTCGCTGTTACTCCACGTGAGGAATCACACGCGTGAAACGCCTTTTCTCTGCACCACCTGTGGCAAAAGATTCCTGAACTTATCGTCACTGAAGAGACACGCCATGAACCACACGGGTGAGAACCCTTACTCTTGTGCGACGTGTGGCAAAAGCTTCACCCGGCAGAGTTACTtattggtccacatgagaattcacacgggtgagaagccTCACCGCTGTGTGACGTGTGGAAAAAGCTTCACCCAGCAGAataatttgttggtccacatgagaactcacacaggcgagagGCCCTATTCCTGTGAAAcgtgtggcaaaagtttcagtttacACGGGAACCTgctggtccacatgagaacccacacgggcgagaagccgtattccTGCGGGAAATGTGGGAAGAAGTTCAGCCGACGGGACACTTTGTTGGTCCACACCAGAACTCACACGGATGAGAAGCCGTATTATTGTGAAACCTGCGGGAAAAGATTCAGTCAGCAGCGTTATTTGCTGCGTCATGCGAGAATTCACACAGTGTAG
- the LOC115408171 gene encoding zinc finger and SCAN domain-containing protein 2-like isoform X2 — MSSVQALREFINQRLTAAAGEIFTVFHQTIVQYEEEIDRQCKLLDISWKPQIKFHKTGQSWEMLLRGRRQESPEQHIGAQKTSSSMEQDEHEAPHIKEEEDLVEVTVTDGERDGSNDSVRDLTTQRLTAAAVEIFAMFEQTIVQYEEEIDRQRRLLEINWKPEMKSHRSELLQHHVCKKEQFLNQETDSSLEQEESALGQNTEEVPCPSQEGEQLALKLEADSYIVTSAEEESYLCEPESEGEQLHSYDSDSHNPEEFPQQRFYKTEHFFNQKANSRLERDEPEPRQEGPRTSQVPEQLGLNRGTGGFTGTRTEEHEQVLCHRSQIADRHSLNRAVCFDPGPSRSAAPKTKSIFHSDGVDDSLLSEYQPESFRRNVSLLLHVRNHTRETPFLCTTCGKRFLNLSSLKRHAMNHTGENPYSCATCGKSFTRQSYLLVHMRIHTGEKPHRCVTCGKSFTQQNNLLVHMRTHTGERPYSCETCGKSFSLHGNLLVHMRTHTGEKPYSCGKCGKKFSRRDTLLVHTRTHTDEKPYYCETCGKRFSQQRYLLRHARIHTV; from the exons atgagttcagttcaggctttgagagagtttatcaaccAGCGactaacagctgctgctggagaaatcttcaccgtCTTTCATCAAACTATCGTCCAGTATGAGGAGGAGATTGACCGACAGTGCAAACTATTGGACATTAGCTGGAAACCTCAAATCAAGTTTCATAAAACAG GCCAGAGCTGGGAAATGCTGCTGCGCGGCCGAAGGCAGG agagtccagagcaACACATTGGTGCCCAGAAGACGAGCTCCAGCATGGAGCAGGacgaacatgaagctccacacattaaagaggaggaggatcttgtTGAGGTGACTGTTACTGATGGAGAAAGAGACGGTTCAAAcgactctgtgagagacttgaccacccagagactgactgctgctgctgtggaaatattcGCCATGTTTGaacaaactatcgtccagtATGAGGAGGAGATTGATCGACAGCGCAGACTtctggaaatcaactggaaGCCTGAAATGAAGTCACACAGGTCAG AGCTTCTACAGCATCATGTCTGCAAGAAGGAGCAGTTCTTGAACCAGGAGACAGACTCCAGCCTGGAGCAGGAAGAGTCGGCACTTGGACAGAACACAGAGGAGGTTCCCTGCCCCAGTCAGGAAGGAGAGCAGCTTGCTCTGAAACTTGAAGCAGATTCCTACATTGTGACTTCTGCTGAAGAGGAAAGTTACCTGTGTGAGCCGGAATCAGAGGGCGAGCAGCTCCACTCTTATGATTCCGACAGCCACAATCCAGAAG AATTCCCACAGCAACGATTTTACAAGACGGAGCATTTCTTCAACCAAAAGGCAAACTCAAGACTGGAGCGGGACGAGCCGGAGCCTCGACAGGAGGGGCCACGCACCAGTCAGGTCCCAGAGCAGCTGGGGTTGAATCGTGGAACTGGTGGCTTTACAGGGACTCGAACAGAAGAGCATGAGCAGGTCCTCTGTCACCGCTCTCAGATAGCCGACCGCCACAGTCTAAACAGAGCCGTGTGTTTTGACCCAGGACCAAGTCGAAGTGCGGCGCCGAAGACCAAGAGCATCTTCCACAGCGACGGTGTGGACGACTCTCTGCTGTCCGAGTACCAGCCTGAAAGCTTCAGGCGTAACGTTTCGCTGTTACTCCACGTGAGGAATCACACGCGTGAAACGCCTTTTCTCTGCACCACCTGTGGCAAAAGATTCCTGAACTTATCGTCACTGAAGAGACACGCCATGAACCACACGGGTGAGAACCCTTACTCTTGTGCGACGTGTGGCAAAAGCTTCACCCGGCAGAGTTACTtattggtccacatgagaattcacacgggtgagaagccTCACCGCTGTGTGACGTGTGGAAAAAGCTTCACCCAGCAGAataatttgttggtccacatgagaactcacacaggcgagagGCCCTATTCCTGTGAAAcgtgtggcaaaagtttcagtttacACGGGAACCTgctggtccacatgagaacccacacgggcgagaagccgtattccTGCGGGAAATGTGGGAAGAAGTTCAGCCGACGGGACACTTTGTTGGTCCACACCAGAACTCACACGGATGAGAAGCCGTATTATTGTGAAACCTGCGGGAAAAGATTCAGTCAGCAGCGTTATTTGCTGCGTCATGCGAGAATTCACACAGTGTAG
- the LOC115408171 gene encoding zinc finger and SCAN domain-containing protein 2-like isoform X4 gives MLLRGRRQESPEQHIGAQKTSSSMEQDEHEAPHIKEEEDLVEVTVTDGERDGSNDSVRDLTTQRLTAAAVEIFAMFEQTIVQYEEEIDRQRRLLEINWKPEMKSHRSELLQHHVCKKEQFLNQETDSSLEQEESALGQNTEEVPCPSQEGEQLALKLEADSYIVTSAEEESYLCEPESEGEQLHSYDSDSHNPEEFPQQRFYKTEHFFNQKANSRLERDEPEPRQEGPRTSQVPEQLGLNRGTGGFTGTRTEEHEQVLCHRSQIADRHSLNRAVCFDPGPSRSAAPKTKSIFHSDGVDDSLLSEYQPESFRRNVSLLLHVRNHTRETPFLCTTCGKRFLNLSSLKRHAMNHTGENPYSCATCGKSFTRQSYLLVHMRIHTGEKPHRCVTCGKSFTQQNNLLVHMRTHTGERPYSCETCGKSFSLHGNLLVHMRTHTGEKPYSCGKCGKKFSRRDTLLVHTRTHTDEKPYYCETCGKRFSQQRYLLRHARIHTV, from the exons ATGCTGCTGCGCGGCCGAAGGCAGG agagtccagagcaACACATTGGTGCCCAGAAGACGAGCTCCAGCATGGAGCAGGacgaacatgaagctccacacattaaagaggaggaggatcttgtTGAGGTGACTGTTACTGATGGAGAAAGAGACGGTTCAAAcgactctgtgagagacttgaccacccagagactgactgctgctgctgtggaaatattcGCCATGTTTGaacaaactatcgtccagtATGAGGAGGAGATTGATCGACAGCGCAGACTtctggaaatcaactggaaGCCTGAAATGAAGTCACACAGGTCAG AGCTTCTACAGCATCATGTCTGCAAGAAGGAGCAGTTCTTGAACCAGGAGACAGACTCCAGCCTGGAGCAGGAAGAGTCGGCACTTGGACAGAACACAGAGGAGGTTCCCTGCCCCAGTCAGGAAGGAGAGCAGCTTGCTCTGAAACTTGAAGCAGATTCCTACATTGTGACTTCTGCTGAAGAGGAAAGTTACCTGTGTGAGCCGGAATCAGAGGGCGAGCAGCTCCACTCTTATGATTCCGACAGCCACAATCCAGAAG AATTCCCACAGCAACGATTTTACAAGACGGAGCATTTCTTCAACCAAAAGGCAAACTCAAGACTGGAGCGGGACGAGCCGGAGCCTCGACAGGAGGGGCCACGCACCAGTCAGGTCCCAGAGCAGCTGGGGTTGAATCGTGGAACTGGTGGCTTTACAGGGACTCGAACAGAAGAGCATGAGCAGGTCCTCTGTCACCGCTCTCAGATAGCCGACCGCCACAGTCTAAACAGAGCCGTGTGTTTTGACCCAGGACCAAGTCGAAGTGCGGCGCCGAAGACCAAGAGCATCTTCCACAGCGACGGTGTGGACGACTCTCTGCTGTCCGAGTACCAGCCTGAAAGCTTCAGGCGTAACGTTTCGCTGTTACTCCACGTGAGGAATCACACGCGTGAAACGCCTTTTCTCTGCACCACCTGTGGCAAAAGATTCCTGAACTTATCGTCACTGAAGAGACACGCCATGAACCACACGGGTGAGAACCCTTACTCTTGTGCGACGTGTGGCAAAAGCTTCACCCGGCAGAGTTACTtattggtccacatgagaattcacacgggtgagaagccTCACCGCTGTGTGACGTGTGGAAAAAGCTTCACCCAGCAGAataatttgttggtccacatgagaactcacacaggcgagagGCCCTATTCCTGTGAAAcgtgtggcaaaagtttcagtttacACGGGAACCTgctggtccacatgagaacccacacgggcgagaagccgtattccTGCGGGAAATGTGGGAAGAAGTTCAGCCGACGGGACACTTTGTTGGTCCACACCAGAACTCACACGGATGAGAAGCCGTATTATTGTGAAACCTGCGGGAAAAGATTCAGTCAGCAGCGTTATTTGCTGCGTCATGCGAGAATTCACACAGTGTAG
- the LOC115408171 gene encoding zinc finger and SCAN domain-containing protein 2-like isoform X1, whose amino-acid sequence MSSVQALREFINQRLTAAAGEIFTVFHQTIVQYEEEIDRQCKLLDISWKPQIKFHKTGQSWEMLLRGRRQGTPWTESPEQHIGAQKTSSSMEQDEHEAPHIKEEEDLVEVTVTDGERDGSNDSVRDLTTQRLTAAAVEIFAMFEQTIVQYEEEIDRQRRLLEINWKPEMKSHRSELLQHHVCKKEQFLNQETDSSLEQEESALGQNTEEVPCPSQEGEQLALKLEADSYIVTSAEEESYLCEPESEGEQLHSYDSDSHNPEEFPQQRFYKTEHFFNQKANSRLERDEPEPRQEGPRTSQVPEQLGLNRGTGGFTGTRTEEHEQVLCHRSQIADRHSLNRAVCFDPGPSRSAAPKTKSIFHSDGVDDSLLSEYQPESFRRNVSLLLHVRNHTRETPFLCTTCGKRFLNLSSLKRHAMNHTGENPYSCATCGKSFTRQSYLLVHMRIHTGEKPHRCVTCGKSFTQQNNLLVHMRTHTGERPYSCETCGKSFSLHGNLLVHMRTHTGEKPYSCGKCGKKFSRRDTLLVHTRTHTDEKPYYCETCGKRFSQQRYLLRHARIHTV is encoded by the exons atgagttcagttcaggctttgagagagtttatcaaccAGCGactaacagctgctgctggagaaatcttcaccgtCTTTCATCAAACTATCGTCCAGTATGAGGAGGAGATTGACCGACAGTGCAAACTATTGGACATTAGCTGGAAACCTCAAATCAAGTTTCATAAAACAG GCCAGAGCTGGGAAATGCTGCTGCGCGGCCGAAGGCAGGgtacgccctggacag agagtccagagcaACACATTGGTGCCCAGAAGACGAGCTCCAGCATGGAGCAGGacgaacatgaagctccacacattaaagaggaggaggatcttgtTGAGGTGACTGTTACTGATGGAGAAAGAGACGGTTCAAAcgactctgtgagagacttgaccacccagagactgactgctgctgctgtggaaatattcGCCATGTTTGaacaaactatcgtccagtATGAGGAGGAGATTGATCGACAGCGCAGACTtctggaaatcaactggaaGCCTGAAATGAAGTCACACAGGTCAG AGCTTCTACAGCATCATGTCTGCAAGAAGGAGCAGTTCTTGAACCAGGAGACAGACTCCAGCCTGGAGCAGGAAGAGTCGGCACTTGGACAGAACACAGAGGAGGTTCCCTGCCCCAGTCAGGAAGGAGAGCAGCTTGCTCTGAAACTTGAAGCAGATTCCTACATTGTGACTTCTGCTGAAGAGGAAAGTTACCTGTGTGAGCCGGAATCAGAGGGCGAGCAGCTCCACTCTTATGATTCCGACAGCCACAATCCAGAAG AATTCCCACAGCAACGATTTTACAAGACGGAGCATTTCTTCAACCAAAAGGCAAACTCAAGACTGGAGCGGGACGAGCCGGAGCCTCGACAGGAGGGGCCACGCACCAGTCAGGTCCCAGAGCAGCTGGGGTTGAATCGTGGAACTGGTGGCTTTACAGGGACTCGAACAGAAGAGCATGAGCAGGTCCTCTGTCACCGCTCTCAGATAGCCGACCGCCACAGTCTAAACAGAGCCGTGTGTTTTGACCCAGGACCAAGTCGAAGTGCGGCGCCGAAGACCAAGAGCATCTTCCACAGCGACGGTGTGGACGACTCTCTGCTGTCCGAGTACCAGCCTGAAAGCTTCAGGCGTAACGTTTCGCTGTTACTCCACGTGAGGAATCACACGCGTGAAACGCCTTTTCTCTGCACCACCTGTGGCAAAAGATTCCTGAACTTATCGTCACTGAAGAGACACGCCATGAACCACACGGGTGAGAACCCTTACTCTTGTGCGACGTGTGGCAAAAGCTTCACCCGGCAGAGTTACTtattggtccacatgagaattcacacgggtgagaagccTCACCGCTGTGTGACGTGTGGAAAAAGCTTCACCCAGCAGAataatttgttggtccacatgagaactcacacaggcgagagGCCCTATTCCTGTGAAAcgtgtggcaaaagtttcagtttacACGGGAACCTgctggtccacatgagaacccacacgggcgagaagccgtattccTGCGGGAAATGTGGGAAGAAGTTCAGCCGACGGGACACTTTGTTGGTCCACACCAGAACTCACACGGATGAGAAGCCGTATTATTGTGAAACCTGCGGGAAAAGATTCAGTCAGCAGCGTTATTTGCTGCGTCATGCGAGAATTCACACAGTGTAG
- the LOC115408171 gene encoding zinc finger and SCAN domain-containing protein 2-like isoform X5 yields MEQDEHEAPHIKEEEDLVEVTVTDGERDGSNDSVRDLTTQRLTAAAVEIFAMFEQTIVQYEEEIDRQRRLLEINWKPEMKSHRSELLQHHVCKKEQFLNQETDSSLEQEESALGQNTEEVPCPSQEGEQLALKLEADSYIVTSAEEESYLCEPESEGEQLHSYDSDSHNPEEFPQQRFYKTEHFFNQKANSRLERDEPEPRQEGPRTSQVPEQLGLNRGTGGFTGTRTEEHEQVLCHRSQIADRHSLNRAVCFDPGPSRSAAPKTKSIFHSDGVDDSLLSEYQPESFRRNVSLLLHVRNHTRETPFLCTTCGKRFLNLSSLKRHAMNHTGENPYSCATCGKSFTRQSYLLVHMRIHTGEKPHRCVTCGKSFTQQNNLLVHMRTHTGERPYSCETCGKSFSLHGNLLVHMRTHTGEKPYSCGKCGKKFSRRDTLLVHTRTHTDEKPYYCETCGKRFSQQRYLLRHARIHTV; encoded by the exons ATGGAGCAGGacgaacatgaagctccacacattaaagaggaggaggatcttgtTGAGGTGACTGTTACTGATGGAGAAAGAGACGGTTCAAAcgactctgtgagagacttgaccacccagagactgactgctgctgctgtggaaatattcGCCATGTTTGaacaaactatcgtccagtATGAGGAGGAGATTGATCGACAGCGCAGACTtctggaaatcaactggaaGCCTGAAATGAAGTCACACAGGTCAG AGCTTCTACAGCATCATGTCTGCAAGAAGGAGCAGTTCTTGAACCAGGAGACAGACTCCAGCCTGGAGCAGGAAGAGTCGGCACTTGGACAGAACACAGAGGAGGTTCCCTGCCCCAGTCAGGAAGGAGAGCAGCTTGCTCTGAAACTTGAAGCAGATTCCTACATTGTGACTTCTGCTGAAGAGGAAAGTTACCTGTGTGAGCCGGAATCAGAGGGCGAGCAGCTCCACTCTTATGATTCCGACAGCCACAATCCAGAAG AATTCCCACAGCAACGATTTTACAAGACGGAGCATTTCTTCAACCAAAAGGCAAACTCAAGACTGGAGCGGGACGAGCCGGAGCCTCGACAGGAGGGGCCACGCACCAGTCAGGTCCCAGAGCAGCTGGGGTTGAATCGTGGAACTGGTGGCTTTACAGGGACTCGAACAGAAGAGCATGAGCAGGTCCTCTGTCACCGCTCTCAGATAGCCGACCGCCACAGTCTAAACAGAGCCGTGTGTTTTGACCCAGGACCAAGTCGAAGTGCGGCGCCGAAGACCAAGAGCATCTTCCACAGCGACGGTGTGGACGACTCTCTGCTGTCCGAGTACCAGCCTGAAAGCTTCAGGCGTAACGTTTCGCTGTTACTCCACGTGAGGAATCACACGCGTGAAACGCCTTTTCTCTGCACCACCTGTGGCAAAAGATTCCTGAACTTATCGTCACTGAAGAGACACGCCATGAACCACACGGGTGAGAACCCTTACTCTTGTGCGACGTGTGGCAAAAGCTTCACCCGGCAGAGTTACTtattggtccacatgagaattcacacgggtgagaagccTCACCGCTGTGTGACGTGTGGAAAAAGCTTCACCCAGCAGAataatttgttggtccacatgagaactcacacaggcgagagGCCCTATTCCTGTGAAAcgtgtggcaaaagtttcagtttacACGGGAACCTgctggtccacatgagaacccacacgggcgagaagccgtattccTGCGGGAAATGTGGGAAGAAGTTCAGCCGACGGGACACTTTGTTGGTCCACACCAGAACTCACACGGATGAGAAGCCGTATTATTGTGAAACCTGCGGGAAAAGATTCAGTCAGCAGCGTTATTTGCTGCGTCATGCGAGAATTCACACAGTGTAG